The Epinephelus lanceolatus isolate andai-2023 chromosome 13, ASM4190304v1, whole genome shotgun sequence genomic interval aattaaattacagttcCTAATCGagatgttggtgattacaaaggggtTTCATTCGACTATATGACTTTCATaaaaaagtttatttgtagaatATGAATTAAGCATAGTGTTCAGGCAGGActcaatgtcaagctcagctcacatcccagctacatcagctgatctcaaacagcccagtcaactgatggagcagctgattgatggaagggagtcagctgatagatcacatgattcctttctatgtaaccaattggtgaatctcattcaggacactctatttaaactgctctggcctgcctactgttgctgcttcctctgcaacctgcctccatcccagctcctccttttcatgttgacttatcagtgtcatttctgtttgtcatcgatgctgctctgttctgttcccgggggggactttgctgctgctgtccctgccttaggctttccatgtaggcacatggaagggcagggaggtgtgctctctctgcctgcggctttcctcatttgcacgtggaagggcagagaggtttgctcaCCCTGCCTTAAGGGCCGTCCACACCAAGAAAGATAACTGTAACATTAACTATAACGATAACAATGGCAGCATCCACACCAATGAACGATATCGTTGTGTTGCTAGgttacaccaaacacacactgctcagtGTGGTCGGCAGGGGAGGGATGAGTGCAgcaaatctaccagccacttgcatatttcaCCAGCATTCAGCTGGTAACGTTTAATGGTGCTAATTTTGGTCCGTGAACGGTggtgataataatcataaggAGGCGAgacagttgttgtcattcatGTTAAGCTACATGAGGTAATGCTAGTTAGCATAACAGCTAACGTTGGCTATTCAAAAACGTCTTATCTCCGTGAACAAAAACACTCACCACTTATGCCAATGGTGCACCCGATTGCGTcccagatgtccctcttctTGGTCGCATCTTTATAAAGTCACTCACTCTTATCATAGAGGGGTGGATTTTTTGTACCTTGGTGATTAGCCTCTCTCCTACGTCGTCCGCCATGTTGAATGAGTCTGTGAGTGACGTAGTGACGTGATGAACGTCTCGACCTGTCATTTCGGATGGATTTTGAttggctgtcagtgtttctatcGTTCATCAAATCGCTCTGAAAGTGATCCGAACGATATCGTCCACCGCTATCGTTGTCGTTATAGTTGTAGTGTGGACGCTGCCTTCCACTTGAGTTTAGAACgatttttaaaactgtatatttatagttatatttatagttatagttcttggtgtggacggccctttaggctttccatgtaggcacatagaagggcagggaggtttgctctctctcatatgcacgtggaagggcagagaggtgtgctctctccaccttaggctttctgcgtaggcctgaggaaaggcagagaggccccagaacagagccatatcaccaaatataatactgcaaatggacattaagttttctttgactgaagtgATTCTGACTgaacattcattctgttgctttgcatctcgtttataacagaaaagaaaagtaatagaaaagtaatcaaaatgttgcattacttgctacatttttaacagggtaacttGTAATTTGTAACCTGTTACATAAAAGTAACCTTTCCAGCACTGCACTagtaaatattcaaatacacgATTTCAACTTGTCAGATTTTACAGAGCTAGGTCAAACCCACAAACGAAGGGGGGTAAGGTGTCAGTCAAACCCTCATTGTAAAAGAGTACAATGCTTTTAGAATTGCAAAATTCCATCGATGGGTCCTGTGAGAAGGAAGCACCTGTGGTAGGGCTGTTGTGTTAGATTGCATTGTTTAGGTAATTACTCCTCAACAATACCAGCTATATGTTTTGTAACTTTGTGCTAAAAACACTGGTGTCACTCGGGCATGTTAAATGTATGTCAGACCCAGATTGTTCCTGGTTCACATCAGTGTAAATGGGATATACACAGTGGTCATTACTGGTCAAGTGTGTGTCGCAAAAGTATTTAGAAACTTGATTAGAAATAATGGAGTCAGGTCCAAGCACTTGTATTTGTTTATACGTAATTCAGAGCTTCGTTTGCCagcattttttaacattcagacCCTTTGAGGAAGTGGAACATGTATGAAGAGGAAAACCTGAGTTAATCACCCCTCTGGGACAAACAACCGGGAATTCCTATATAATGGTTTGCTGTATGGGGGAAGGTTAAAGTCTCCATTGTAAATTTATCTCATACCTTATCGAGTCAGTCCTATTTATAGTTAAGATGTGAGTGGTCAGCTGGTTATTTTATGTGCTAAAGCCTTGTccaacagctgctttttaaagggacagtgcacctCAAAATCCAAAACACACTTACACTTACCTACAGTGCttcctgtttctttctctcAAGGTCTCACAAGAAAATCAAGGACGATgagaaggagaaggaaaagAAGGACAAGCCAGAGAAGGGCCACTGTTTCTGGGATAGCGTCACCATGACGATGAGGCAGATCTCCCCCACCAAAAAACTGGAGAAGATGGAGGGCTGGGAGCCGCCTCACCTGGAGAACTTACCTGAGACTGTGACTGACGGAGCCCCAGAGGACAAGAGCCAGAAAGGGGACTCGCCAGTGTCCCTCCCCAACACTTTCGGCCTCCCGTTGGAGCTGGCCTCCTGGGCGGGCCGTGGTTTTGAGGAGGACTCCTCCCGCTATGCTAATCTCTCGGACTCCAAGGATTCAACAGCTGCCGACAGGTGGACAGCCCGCGCCAAAGTCAAGCTGGCCGGCATCAGCAGGATGAGCAGAGGGATTGTGTCAGAGAGCGCTTGGGAGGGGTTTAAATAGGAGCCATTGTTACCTTGGATACCCCTCCCTCCTCACTTGTGTACCATCGATAAAGAGGATGAAGACCTGAACCAAATATCTGCTTGTCTCTGTAGTCTAGTTCTGGACGACACCGGTGTTAACTGGTTTTGAGATGCCGTTATAAAGCCCTGACCATAACACATGAAGTTTGTCCTTATTGTTTTAGCTTTGAAAGTCCTTAAAGACAGTATCAGTCAGTTTTATCACTGGGCTCTTTTTGCCACTTTTGAATCACTGACGTAAACTGTAAATTACAACAAATAAAAGCCTTAAACTACTGTACCATTTTAACTGTGATCCACTGGCCTGGCATTTAGACATTTTATATTGTCAAGAAATAAGaggagtgattttttttatgtaattatTGTCGCTGTCAGTGGTAGAGAATCAATGAAGAATATGCAAATCTGCTACTGAAGACTTGTTAGCTTTCACTTCCTTTCTGTCTATGCAGCATCTGAGTCTGGAGCCATAACTTATACATCAAAATTgggcttaaaggaatacttcacccccaaaatgaccatttgtgtatcaattactcaccccaaGTTGTGTTGAATTCTTGAAGGAAACTCTTGCATGCCttagtgaacaaagaatccaaaagcaGAGAATGTTcttaatgaattgaagtcacGGGGGTCCGCGtctcacaacagcaaaactatatcaaaaaaccgacaaactttcacacaactcgtgcagtataatccaagtctcatttatctagtcaTATTCTCAACACTTCCCAAACAGGCAGCCCTTTCTGAtagggaactgaactaaaagtgaaacttacctatactctcctcaaagccagactccattgacaaaaacagttattttatctcgctgaacacgggagctgctggtctagtgctgcctcgatcagttagtttgatGTGTAATTGCGTTACTTTTTTGACTGCAAACTAATGCTCTTaaataccaaagtcacacaatgacaccaTCAAACTGACTAAACAAGGCAGCggtcgaccagcagctcctgtgtatagcgaagtaaaatgactgtttttgtcagtggagtctggtttgGAGAGAGCAtatattttctccatttttggattcatGGAGTGACACCTGCGAGTCAACTCAagctgcactgattcatacacacacgtCATATGTCACTCTACATATGAcatctacaaacacacaccctcccAATTTGGCGGTCTATTTAAGCTGCAAAATCTTCCCAGCTCTCCCTTTGCCTCATCAGTGCTGCTTCTTGCCCTTTCAGCCCCACCTCCAACACAGCATCCACTTGCAGTCTCCAGCTAGGGGGGCATATTTAATCATCACTCCCCAATATCACAGATAAACATATCTGCGGGGAGTGATGAGGCCGGAGTCTAGACGCCAAACTCTATGCtctgctgttgaaataaacatttaaaacgtGACTGAAttagttttcttcatgaattcagcaTAACAAGGGTCCAgcaactgatatacaaataacTGTTTGGGGCGTGAAGTACTCCTTACAAAATTTGTGCAATCATGAAACAGCTTATGAAACACTTTGGATCTggaatatctgtgtgtgtgagtttgtggaTGGACATGCATGCACAATTTTTTGTGGTGAATCACAGTCGGCATCGTTACGGAGACTTGAATATCTGTTGTGCTAAAACTAAATCTAATGAATCTAAGCAGCCCCCACAGTATCATAGATTGATACATGTTTAAATCTGATGCTGAATGAAGTTAATAAAATTTGTAATGATGACTGTGTTTACTTGTGACAAAAAAGCAGCGACTCCCTGCACCTGTGAAGTGCCTTGTATCTATAGAGTGACATCATGTGTTTGCCATAAGTTTGAAAGACACCATCCTCTGAGCACAAACCTGCTGAGCTCATTATGATCTATGCAGGAGCATGTGGGTCAGCCCAGCATCAGCCATTGAAACACTTACTGGTTTCCAGTTATAATCCCTGGATGCCATTAACTTCACCAGCAGGTACAGCAGAAGTGTTTGTGCTACATTATAAAAACCTGCTCAG includes:
- the LOC117270349 gene encoding testis development-related protein; this translates as MFKKSKSKVLVDYASEEDDMSWHYHHSYKDKDIEGEEEEEEAVTAVSKEPKVKKIMSKKERREKKMFSSKDDEHFLLTGVKLADRRGSHKKIKDDEKEKEKKDKPEKGHCFWDSVTMTMRQISPTKKLEKMEGWEPPHLENLPETVTDGAPEDKSQKGDSPVSLPNTFGLPLELASWAGRGFEEDSSRYANLSDSKDSTAADRWTARAKVKLAGISRMSRGIVSESAWEGFK